In Halorhabdus tiamatea SARL4B, a genomic segment contains:
- a CDS encoding DUF7139 domain-containing protein, which produces MPSLGEAYDDARWGDRSPRQVHAGIAVFLAGALAVVVAIALVTTPLADVFGLNSVATYRVAGVIAGVGVPGTFLGVVAVLPSSRRQRLGVVLGTAVAVGGVALFWYAYPAHWTATDSSLAFPTAAVYFLGGALALWFVFATLANSHVRNDPHGTVRLRLTRQGESRVVEVSRDDYRRYAAAISDGGEDERVIREIESKYE; this is translated from the coding sequence ATGCCGAGTCTCGGCGAAGCCTACGACGATGCCCGGTGGGGTGACCGGAGCCCGCGCCAGGTTCACGCCGGGATCGCCGTCTTCCTCGCGGGCGCGCTCGCCGTCGTCGTGGCGATCGCCCTCGTCACGACCCCGCTCGCGGACGTGTTCGGACTGAATTCGGTCGCGACCTACCGGGTCGCCGGGGTGATCGCCGGCGTGGGTGTCCCGGGGACGTTCCTGGGTGTCGTCGCCGTGCTGCCGTCGAGTCGCCGCCAGCGACTCGGGGTCGTCCTCGGGACCGCCGTCGCCGTCGGCGGCGTCGCGCTGTTCTGGTACGCCTACCCCGCCCACTGGACCGCAACCGATAGTTCTCTCGCGTTTCCCACTGCCGCCGTCTACTTCCTCGGCGGCGCACTCGCGCTGTGGTTCGTCTTCGCCACGCTCGCGAACTCCCACGTCCGCAACGACCCCCACGGGACGGTTCGCCTCCGCCTGACGCGCCAGGGTGAGTCCCGCGTCGTCGAAGTGAGTCGAGACGACTACCGGCGATACGCGGCCGCAATCAGTGACGGCGGCGAGGACGAGCGGGTCATCCGCGAGATCGAGTCGAAGTACGAGTGA
- a CDS encoding HAD family hydrolase produces the protein MTAVLCDMDGVIVSSEAHWKRHESEDIYPATVPDQTVPPEETTGMYYREIYDYLDDNYGAAISREEFLELFEAAGRQIYGEEAEIVAGVPELLRDVRADGNSVSLVTSSPHHWIDVVLDRFDLEDDFDAIVSAADVERGKPAADVYERAAERAGEDPSDCVAIEDSTNGASAAKAAGAFTIGFTGVHSDIDRSIPDVVAEDVEELRELLLEQL, from the coding sequence ATGACTGCAGTCCTCTGTGACATGGACGGCGTGATCGTCAGTTCCGAGGCCCACTGGAAACGCCACGAGAGCGAGGACATCTACCCGGCGACGGTCCCCGACCAGACGGTCCCGCCCGAAGAGACCACGGGCATGTACTACCGCGAGATCTACGACTACCTCGACGACAACTACGGCGCGGCGATCTCCCGCGAGGAGTTTCTCGAACTCTTCGAGGCAGCGGGCCGGCAGATCTACGGCGAGGAGGCCGAAATCGTCGCGGGCGTCCCCGAACTCCTTCGAGACGTTCGCGCCGACGGCAACAGCGTCTCGCTGGTGACCTCCTCGCCGCACCACTGGATCGACGTCGTGCTGGATCGTTTCGACCTCGAGGACGATTTCGACGCGATCGTCAGCGCGGCCGACGTCGAGCGCGGCAAACCGGCGGCCGACGTCTACGAGCGGGCGGCCGAACGTGCCGGCGAGGATCCCAGCGACTGCGTCGCCATCGAGGACTCGACGAACGGCGCGAGCGCGGCGAAAGCGGCGGGCGCGTTCACGATCGGCTTTACCGGCGTGCATAGCGACATCGACCGATCGATTCCCGATGTCGTCGCCGAGGACGTCGAGGAGTTGCGGGAACTGCTTCTGGAGCAGTTGTAG
- the priL gene encoding DNA primase regulatory subunit PriL, whose protein sequence is MESLHARYPFLEASRQAVEAADVDLGTVVSQRGPAVDRGRERVESALFEGSVGETHRRTRVELLSYPVARVIVSLIDQPALTHRYARAEAATAHERFDADLSAGDFRSTDGQRLDLRTLLSEFELTAAVEARDAASLADADRFTVAIGAYLDLAAGQRGERWRLVNRSLADGRVPVDREELLELLRQAVEERIFEGLPLSVPEPIADALAEDVAAVEERLDELDLTREIDTVVPELFPPCMTALLDQVQKGEHLAHHSRFAITSFLASIGMETDDIVDLYEVNPGFGEEMTRYQTDHIRGETSPTEYSPPSCATMQSYGDCVNMDDLCEEISHPLSYYDAKLEDADEEEMTDWRERDEADD, encoded by the coding sequence ATGGAGTCGCTTCACGCCCGGTATCCGTTCCTCGAGGCGTCCCGCCAGGCCGTCGAGGCGGCCGACGTCGACCTCGGCACGGTCGTTTCCCAGCGTGGCCCGGCCGTCGACCGCGGTCGCGAGCGCGTGGAGTCGGCGCTGTTCGAGGGGAGTGTCGGCGAGACGCATCGCCGGACGCGCGTCGAGTTACTCTCCTACCCGGTGGCTCGCGTCATCGTCTCGCTGATCGACCAGCCGGCGCTGACTCACCGCTACGCCCGAGCGGAGGCCGCGACCGCTCACGAACGCTTCGACGCGGACCTCTCGGCCGGCGACTTTCGCTCGACTGACGGCCAGCGCCTGGACCTGCGGACGTTGCTCTCGGAGTTCGAACTGACAGCGGCTGTCGAGGCCCGAGACGCCGCCAGTCTCGCCGACGCGGATCGGTTTACTGTCGCCATCGGGGCGTATCTCGATCTCGCGGCAGGTCAGCGCGGCGAGCGGTGGCGACTCGTCAATCGGTCGCTCGCCGACGGCCGGGTGCCGGTCGATCGCGAGGAGTTGCTCGAACTCCTCCGGCAGGCCGTCGAAGAGCGGATCTTTGAAGGACTGCCGCTCTCCGTCCCCGAACCGATCGCCGACGCGCTCGCAGAAGACGTCGCGGCTGTCGAGGAACGCCTGGACGAACTCGATCTGACGCGGGAGATCGACACTGTCGTCCCCGAACTGTTCCCGCCGTGTATGACGGCCCTGCTCGATCAGGTCCAGAAGGGCGAACATCTGGCTCACCACTCAAGATTTGCGATCACCTCCTTTTTGGCGTCGATCGGGATGGAGACCGACGACATCGTCGACCTCTACGAGGTCAATCCGGGTTTCGGCGAGGAGATGACGCGCTACCAGACCGATCACATCCGCGGGGAAACGTCGCCGACGGAGTACTCTCCGCCGTCGTGTGCAACGATGCAGTCCTACGGTGATTGCGTCAACATGGACGACCTCTGCGAGGAGATCTCACATCCGCTGAGCTACTACGATGCAAAACTCGAGGACGCCGACGAGGAGGAGATGACCGACTGGCGGGAGCGCGACGAGGCGGACGACTAG
- the hjc gene encoding Holliday junction resolvase Hjc codes for MAASNDKGDRRERELVNELDEAGFAVMRAPASGSATERELPDVLAGDGEDFYAIEAKSSAGDPIYLDGEEVEALLFFSRNFGARPRIGVRFDREAWYFFHPADLYTTDGGNYRVKRETAIADGVDFAELVGHSEKVRLDEVGEDDGPDAATLDVLAAFERGDLSREEAAKMLE; via the coding sequence ATGGCAGCCTCGAACGACAAGGGCGACCGCCGCGAGCGCGAACTCGTCAACGAACTCGACGAGGCCGGCTTCGCCGTGATGCGTGCGCCCGCGAGCGGGTCGGCCACTGAACGCGAACTCCCGGACGTGCTGGCGGGCGACGGCGAGGACTTCTACGCCATCGAGGCCAAATCGAGCGCCGGCGATCCCATCTATCTCGACGGCGAGGAGGTCGAGGCGCTTTTGTTCTTCTCGCGGAACTTCGGCGCGCGCCCGCGGATCGGCGTGCGATTCGACCGCGAGGCGTGGTACTTCTTCCACCCAGCCGATCTGTATACGACCGATGGCGGTAACTACCGCGTCAAGCGTGAGACCGCCATCGCCGATGGAGTCGACTTCGCGGAACTCGTCGGTCACTCCGAGAAGGTCCGCCTCGACGAGGTGGGCGAGGACGACGGCCCCGATGCAGCGACGCTAGACGTCCTCGCCGCGTTCGAGCGCGGCGACCTCTCCCGGGAAGAAGCCGCCAAAATGCTCGAGTGA
- a CDS encoding LURP-one-related/scramblase family protein, protein MATKYDIQGIELTDDRYTVVQSLIRNRYRAEDEQGNVLVRGKQKLLKLKDEFPFVGPDGEAVFTVKAGGILDVAGDYVLTDARTGEEIVILDNDYSIFQDTWKIRDARTEAKLAEINSRGAMVTLARAYVPFGGWIPHKYEITDLDGDHVGRIEGELSLKDRYDIVIDDASDVPKEPIVAAAMVVDAIQNH, encoded by the coding sequence ATGGCCACGAAGTACGACATCCAGGGAATCGAGTTGACCGACGACCGCTATACCGTCGTGCAGTCACTGATTCGCAACAGGTACCGGGCCGAGGACGAGCAGGGCAACGTTTTGGTTCGCGGCAAGCAGAAGCTGCTCAAATTGAAAGACGAGTTCCCGTTCGTTGGCCCGGACGGCGAGGCGGTGTTCACTGTCAAAGCGGGTGGGATCCTCGACGTCGCCGGCGACTACGTCCTCACTGACGCCCGGACCGGCGAGGAGATCGTCATCCTCGACAACGATTACTCGATCTTCCAGGACACGTGGAAGATCCGGGACGCGCGAACGGAAGCCAAGCTCGCGGAGATCAACTCCCGTGGCGCGATGGTGACCCTGGCACGGGCGTACGTCCCCTTCGGTGGCTGGATTCCACACAAGTACGAGATTACGGACCTCGACGGCGACCACGTCGGGCGGATCGAGGGGGAGTTGTCGCTGAAAGACCGATACGACATCGTTATCGACGACGCAAGCGACGTCCCGAAGGAGCCGATCGTCGCCGCCGCGATGGTCGTCGACGCGATCCAGAATCACTGA
- a CDS encoding alpha/beta fold hydrolase, whose protein sequence is MSGQTEIPDGWERGFVEANGIELHYCRTNGSGPPVVVSHGFTDDGYCRLDLARELGDEFDVVLYDARGHGRSAAPDEGYGPSERAADLLGLLDTLGLEDPILFGHSMGADTVTKAAATQPDRPRAVVLEDPVWMLEGVNEVIEEDPGEDIAEQIAWWRDHSVAELLEVDPMFSDLAERGQPDLARRVAEARQRLRPEIGRVSDGEFVDPIETYGDIEAPTLILKADAEEAERQREGEIAGHLRDGQIVHIEDAGHCVFWDERERATEELRAFLETV, encoded by the coding sequence ATGAGTGGACAGACTGAGATTCCGGACGGCTGGGAGCGTGGCTTCGTCGAGGCCAACGGCATCGAGTTGCACTACTGCCGGACGAACGGATCGGGGCCGCCCGTCGTCGTCTCTCATGGCTTCACCGACGACGGGTACTGTCGGCTCGACCTGGCCCGTGAACTCGGCGACGAGTTCGACGTCGTGCTGTACGACGCTCGCGGGCACGGCCGCTCGGCCGCCCCCGACGAGGGCTACGGCCCGTCCGAGCGAGCGGCGGACTTACTCGGATTGCTCGATACGCTCGGTCTCGAAGACCCCATCCTGTTCGGCCACTCCATGGGTGCCGACACGGTCACAAAGGCGGCGGCTACGCAACCGGACCGGCCGCGAGCCGTCGTTCTCGAAGATCCGGTCTGGATGCTCGAGGGAGTCAACGAAGTAATCGAGGAAGATCCAGGTGAGGATATCGCCGAGCAGATCGCGTGGTGGCGCGATCACAGCGTCGCGGAACTCCTCGAAGTCGATCCCATGTTCAGCGACCTCGCCGAGCGCGGACAGCCGGATCTCGCCCGCCGCGTGGCCGAAGCCAGACAGCGACTCAGACCCGAGATCGGTCGCGTGTCCGACGGGGAATTTGTCGATCCAATCGAGACCTACGGCGATATCGAGGCCCCGACGCTCATCCTGAAAGCCGACGCCGAGGAGGCCGAACGTCAGCGCGAAGGGGAGATCGCTGGCCACCTCCGGGACGGGCAAATCGTGCACATCGAGGACGCCGGACACTGCGTCTTCTGGGACGAGCGCGAGCGGGCGACCGAGGAGCTCCGGGCGTTCCTCGAGACGGTGTGA
- a CDS encoding DNA polymerase sliding clamp, whose amino-acid sequence MFNAIVSADTLGTALDSVSVLVEECKLRLEDDGLEIRAVDPANVGMVDLTLSAAAFESYETDGGVIGVNLSRLQDIAGMADSDQLIHLELDEETRKLEIAIDGLEYTLALIDPDSIRQEPDLPDLDLASEIVLEGRDVDRAVTASDMVSDHVALGVDDTDELFYVDAEGDTDDVHLELGREDLIDLTAGPARSLFSLDYLKDMNKAIPNDAEVRMELGEEFPVKMHFDIAEGQGSVTYMLAPRVQSD is encoded by the coding sequence ATGTTCAACGCCATCGTGAGTGCGGACACGCTGGGGACGGCACTCGACTCCGTCAGCGTGCTGGTCGAGGAGTGTAAACTGCGGCTCGAAGACGACGGCCTGGAGATCCGGGCCGTCGATCCGGCCAACGTCGGCATGGTCGACCTGACGCTGTCGGCCGCCGCCTTCGAGTCCTACGAGACCGACGGCGGCGTCATCGGCGTCAACCTCTCGCGACTCCAGGACATCGCGGGGATGGCCGATTCCGACCAGCTCATCCACCTCGAACTCGACGAGGAGACCCGCAAGCTCGAGATCGCGATCGACGGCCTCGAATATACCCTCGCGCTGATCGACCCCGACTCGATCCGCCAGGAACCCGACCTGCCCGACCTCGATCTCGCCTCGGAGATCGTCCTCGAAGGTCGGGACGTCGACCGCGCCGTGACGGCCTCGGACATGGTCAGCGATCACGTCGCACTGGGCGTCGACGACACCGACGAACTGTTCTACGTCGACGCGGAGGGCGACACCGACGACGTCCACCTCGAACTCGGTCGTGAGGACCTCATCGACCTCACTGCGGGCCCTGCCCGCTCGTTGTTCTCGCTCGACTATCTCAAGGACATGAACAAGGCGATCCCGAACGACGCCGAGGTGCGGATGGAACTCGGCGAGGAGTTCCCCGTCAAGATGCACTTCGACATCGCCGAGGGACAGGGCTCGGTCACCTACATGCTCGCGCCCCGGGTCCAGAGCGACTGA
- a CDS encoding DUF7472 family protein has product MERQTALEAAVSIVVVVGFIGVLAVLTTMYSTDGSLGPTGGYALVAALVGFIIVMSGAGLALTRMDSDGGVDELTAVGGDDAGDDTDDNAAGDESN; this is encoded by the coding sequence ATGGAGCGTCAAACCGCCCTCGAGGCCGCCGTGTCTATCGTCGTCGTCGTCGGGTTCATCGGTGTCCTGGCAGTGCTCACGACGATGTATTCGACCGACGGCAGTCTCGGACCGACTGGCGGGTACGCACTGGTCGCTGCACTGGTCGGATTTATCATCGTCATGTCCGGAGCGGGACTCGCTCTCACGCGCATGGATTCGGACGGCGGCGTGGACGAGTTGACTGCTGTAGGTGGGGACGACGCTGGTGACGATACTGACGACAACGCGGCCGGCGACGAGTCGAACTAG
- a CDS encoding sensor histidine kinase, with product MDLSLALSTMGAAKALSAELAIGMRWLVRLDGAATSQALSVVVLGGPALLMAGYLHRRAERWDWKTVAIWSAGGTLAGAGLGLWIVGGDTGSFLAVAQAAIGGGVAGGVAGTKISQTRQALASADRDRHRWKALFERAPTAVADLSISDNAFSIVAVNDAFRNHFPIDGNYEGQQFSAVVDLDDVDADIHTAAEAGTPVTDEFTISASGDTHYYRLRLTPYQYDGTRRAFAIITDGTNLKRTEKDLQTAVAELSEKNDRLEQFASVVSHDLRNPLNVAAGNLELVDAPGDEQHLERVASALDRIETLIDDLLTLAREGKSVGDLKPVDLDSAATQAWRSIDTGEMTLSVETATTILADEDRFQQLFENLFRNAREHAGNDVAVTVGDLADGDGFFVADDGPGIPADERESVFEPGNSSKSTGTGLGLDIVRSVARGHDWRVAVTASSQSGARFEFRHVQYP from the coding sequence ATGGATCTGTCCCTCGCGCTATCCACGATGGGAGCGGCGAAAGCCCTGTCAGCCGAACTCGCAATCGGGATGAGATGGCTGGTTCGGTTGGACGGGGCCGCGACATCACAAGCACTGAGTGTGGTCGTACTCGGCGGTCCGGCCCTGTTGATGGCTGGATATCTACACCGCCGCGCCGAGCGGTGGGACTGGAAGACAGTGGCGATATGGAGCGCTGGAGGGACGCTTGCAGGCGCTGGGCTGGGACTGTGGATCGTGGGCGGCGACACTGGTTCGTTCCTCGCAGTAGCACAGGCAGCTATCGGCGGTGGAGTAGCGGGCGGAGTGGCCGGCACGAAGATCAGCCAGACCAGGCAGGCCCTGGCAAGCGCCGACCGCGATCGACACCGGTGGAAAGCACTGTTCGAGCGGGCACCAACCGCGGTCGCAGACCTGTCTATCAGCGATAACGCGTTTTCGATCGTTGCCGTGAACGACGCGTTTCGGAATCACTTCCCGATCGATGGAAACTACGAAGGACAGCAATTCAGCGCTGTCGTCGACCTCGATGACGTCGACGCGGACATCCACACCGCCGCCGAGGCAGGGACGCCAGTCACGGACGAGTTTACCATATCGGCGTCTGGGGACACTCACTACTACCGTCTCCGACTGACTCCGTACCAGTACGACGGGACACGCCGTGCGTTTGCGATCATCACGGACGGGACCAATCTGAAGAGGACTGAAAAAGACCTCCAGACGGCCGTCGCCGAACTCTCCGAAAAGAACGACCGACTCGAACAGTTTGCGAGCGTCGTGAGTCACGACCTCCGGAACCCGCTGAACGTGGCAGCCGGGAATCTCGAACTCGTGGACGCTCCGGGCGACGAACAGCATCTCGAACGGGTCGCCTCTGCGCTCGATCGGATAGAGACCCTGATCGACGATCTACTCACGCTCGCTCGGGAAGGCAAATCTGTCGGCGACCTGAAACCGGTCGACCTCGATTCAGCGGCCACCCAGGCGTGGCGCTCCATCGATACGGGTGAGATGACCCTCAGTGTAGAGACTGCGACAACCATCCTGGCCGACGAAGACCGGTTCCAACAGCTGTTCGAGAATCTCTTCCGGAACGCGCGTGAACACGCCGGGAACGATGTCGCGGTCACTGTCGGCGATCTCGCGGACGGTGACGGGTTTTTCGTTGCCGACGACGGGCCAGGCATCCCCGCCGACGAACGCGAGAGTGTCTTCGAGCCCGGGAACTCGTCGAAATCGACCGGCACTGGCCTCGGCCTCGACATCGTCCGCTCTGTCGCTCGCGGCCACGACTGGCGTGTCGCGGTGACGGCGTCATCCCAGAGCGGCGCACGGTTCGAATTTCGGCACGTCCAGTATCCCTGA
- a CDS encoding universal stress protein: MYDQILLPVDEQTENAEVLHHAGEIAHRFDAEIRLVHVADTDEYSVALTDQGVVDGLVRRGEELVAEAGETFETLGVEYSTDVVQGSPAATIVEYASEYDYDLLVMPTHGREGLSHFLLGSVTEKVVRLSSVPVLTARMTEEDTFAFPYERILLPTDTSDASRRAAEHGLDLAAAMDAAVDVLSVVETAALGPDVQSSMTTGDFDQGAREAVSNVAAMAEKRGVEATTHVETGSPDEEILSAIDDQDCQAVVMGTTGRRGVDRILLGSVAEKTVRSAPVPVVTVRSEQEE, translated from the coding sequence ATGTACGACCAGATCCTCCTCCCGGTCGACGAGCAGACGGAAAACGCCGAGGTTCTCCATCACGCGGGCGAGATCGCCCACCGCTTCGACGCCGAGATCCGGCTGGTGCACGTCGCCGACACCGACGAGTACAGCGTCGCTCTCACCGACCAGGGGGTCGTCGACGGCCTGGTCCGTCGGGGCGAAGAGCTCGTCGCCGAGGCCGGTGAGACGTTCGAAACCCTGGGCGTCGAGTACAGTACCGACGTCGTCCAGGGCAGCCCGGCCGCGACGATCGTCGAGTACGCCAGCGAGTACGACTACGACCTGCTCGTGATGCCGACTCACGGCCGGGAAGGACTCTCGCACTTCCTGCTCGGCAGCGTCACCGAGAAGGTGGTCCGCCTCTCCAGTGTCCCGGTGCTCACCGCCCGAATGACCGAAGAAGACACGTTCGCGTTCCCCTACGAGCGCATCCTGCTGCCGACCGACACCAGCGACGCCTCGCGGCGCGCCGCAGAGCACGGCCTCGACCTCGCGGCGGCGATGGACGCCGCGGTCGACGTGCTCTCGGTGGTCGAGACCGCTGCGCTCGGGCCGGACGTCCAATCGAGCATGACGACCGGTGACTTCGATCAGGGTGCCCGCGAGGCGGTCTCGAACGTGGCCGCCATGGCCGAGAAGCGCGGCGTCGAGGCGACCACACACGTCGAAACCGGGTCGCCCGACGAGGAGATCCTCTCGGCCATCGACGACCAAGACTGCCAGGCCGTCGTCATGGGCACGACCGGTCGCCGCGGCGTCGACCGGATCCTACTGGGTAGCGTCGCCGAGAAGACCGTCCGGTCCGCGCCGGTGCCGGTCGTGACTGTTCGAAGTGAACAGGAGGAGTGA
- a CDS encoding DEAD/DEAH box helicase, with translation MPVADVLPEFASAFPFESFNAMQAETLPALLEREANVVVSAPTASGKTAIAEVAIAKTIDRGGTALFLAPLRALTNEKESEWDRFEELGYSVYVVTGERDLNPRRAERADVLVMTPEKADSATRKHDSSRYSFVTDVDCVVIDEVHLLDADRRGSVLEVTISRLRRLCDPRIVALSATMTNIDDVAEWLEAPPETTFAFGEDYRPVPLNADVKTYSHGENAFADKYRRLYRALDLVEPHLREDGQSLVFVASRQDTVQAAKKTRDELTERDIPIGARGDYDFHNDASELNNNTLRQSVLDGVGFHHAGLSREDKNLVEQWFREGKLAVLFSTSTLAWGVNLPARCVVIRDTKLHDPLEGEVDMSPLDVLQMLGRAGRPGYDEHGYAWVITDRSEADKYRRLLRDGKEIESRLAESLDSHLNAEIAMGTIRDLDDVLDWLETTFYYVRANNAPDRYDAAGSLREQASSTMRGLVDRGFVEMDDDLRVSATALGRLASRFYLRLDTARHFGDLADAAGEAELTERDILSAVAGAGEFDSVSARTDERDAVHAVLGDDRTDQETVVDVDLDSGQRKVLAILEASMRGTTPSELQSDAWVIRQNANRLLAALQAFLAEFDGARAANLARRIEARVEHGISDDAVGLTAIDGVGSGRASKLATEGLATPADVVEAGVEGLVAAGLSEGVAERVLDSARDLPVIDIDWGAFPDSIPHGENEMCEVTIRNTAGGARAGVRVTVNGVEMTSTETYLGEATLPVGVFGGDADELEFAVEVAFPERPIQPVVETRTVAVA, from the coding sequence GTGCCCGTCGCCGACGTGTTGCCCGAGTTCGCATCGGCGTTCCCATTCGAGTCGTTCAACGCGATGCAGGCAGAGACACTGCCCGCACTGCTCGAGCGCGAGGCGAACGTCGTCGTGAGCGCGCCGACTGCCAGTGGCAAGACCGCGATCGCGGAGGTCGCCATCGCGAAGACCATCGATCGGGGCGGGACGGCGCTGTTTCTCGCTCCGTTGCGCGCGCTCACCAACGAGAAGGAGAGCGAGTGGGATCGCTTCGAGGAACTGGGCTACTCGGTGTACGTCGTCACCGGCGAGCGCGACCTCAACCCCCGGCGGGCCGAGCGCGCGGACGTCCTCGTCATGACCCCCGAGAAGGCCGACTCGGCGACCCGCAAGCACGACTCTAGCCGCTACAGCTTCGTCACCGACGTCGACTGCGTGGTCATCGACGAGGTTCACCTGCTGGACGCCGATCGCCGCGGGAGTGTGCTGGAAGTCACCATTTCCAGACTTCGAAGACTCTGTGATCCCCGGATCGTCGCCCTCTCGGCGACGATGACCAACATCGACGACGTCGCCGAGTGGCTCGAGGCCCCGCCCGAGACGACCTTCGCCTTCGGCGAGGACTACCGACCGGTCCCCCTCAACGCCGACGTCAAGACCTACAGCCACGGCGAGAACGCCTTCGCGGACAAGTACCGCCGACTCTACCGAGCCCTCGATCTCGTCGAGCCCCACCTCCGGGAGGACGGACAGTCCCTCGTGTTCGTTGCCTCCCGGCAGGACACGGTCCAGGCGGCCAAGAAGACCCGTGACGAACTCACCGAACGGGACATCCCGATCGGTGCCCGGGGCGATTACGACTTCCATAACGACGCCTCCGAACTGAACAACAACACCCTCCGGCAGTCGGTGCTCGACGGCGTGGGCTTTCACCACGCCGGACTCTCCCGGGAGGACAAAAATCTGGTCGAGCAGTGGTTCCGGGAGGGCAAACTCGCCGTCCTCTTCTCGACGTCGACGCTCGCGTGGGGCGTCAACCTGCCAGCCCGGTGTGTCGTGATCCGTGATACCAAATTGCACGACCCCCTGGAGGGCGAGGTCGACATGAGTCCCCTGGACGTGCTCCAGATGCTCGGGCGGGCGGGCCGGCCGGGCTACGACGAGCACGGGTACGCCTGGGTGATCACCGACCGCAGCGAGGCCGACAAGTACCGGCGACTCCTCCGGGACGGCAAGGAGATCGAGTCCCGGTTGGCCGAGAGCCTCGATTCACACCTCAATGCCGAGATCGCGATGGGGACGATCCGGGATCTCGACGACGTGCTCGACTGGCTGGAGACGACGTTCTACTACGTGCGCGCGAACAATGCTCCCGATCGCTACGACGCCGCGGGATCGCTTCGGGAGCAGGCCAGTTCCACGATGCGTGGGCTCGTCGATCGGGGGTTCGTCGAGATGGACGACGATCTCCGGGTCTCGGCGACCGCCCTTGGCCGCCTCGCCTCGCGGTTTTACCTCCGGCTGGATACTGCCCGGCACTTCGGCGATCTCGCCGACGCCGCGGGCGAGGCCGAGCTCACCGAGCGAGACATACTCTCGGCCGTCGCGGGGGCCGGCGAGTTTGACAGCGTCAGCGCCCGAACCGACGAACGCGACGCTGTCCACGCGGTCCTGGGCGACGACCGAACCGATCAGGAGACCGTCGTCGACGTCGATCTCGATTCGGGTCAGCGGAAGGTGCTGGCGATCTTAGAGGCCAGCATGCGCGGGACCACCCCCTCGGAACTCCAGAGCGACGCCTGGGTGATCCGCCAGAACGCCAACCGCCTCCTGGCTGCGCTCCAGGCCTTTCTCGCGGAGTTCGACGGCGCACGCGCGGCGAATCTCGCCCGCCGGATCGAGGCCCGGGTCGAACACGGCATCAGCGACGACGCGGTCGGGCTGACGGCGATCGACGGCGTCGGCTCCGGTCGGGCGAGCAAACTCGCCACCGAGGGGCTGGCGACCCCGGCCGACGTGGTCGAAGCGGGCGTCGAGGGCCTGGTCGCCGCGGGGTTGAGCGAGGGCGTCGCCGAGCGCGTCCTCGACAGTGCGCGCGACCTGCCAGTCATCGATATCGACTGGGGAGCGTTTCCCGACTCGATCCCCCACGGCGAGAACGAGATGTGCGAGGTCACGATCCGGAACACGGCCGGCGGGGCGCGGGCCGGCGTTCGCGTCACCGTCAACGGCGTCGAGATGACGAGCACGGAGACCTATCTCGGCGAGGCGACACTCCCGGTGGGCGTCTTCGGCGGCGACGCCGACGAACTCGAATTCGCCGTCGAGGTGGCGTTTCCCGAACGCCCGATCCAACCGGTCGTCGAGACGCGGACGGTCGCAGTGGCGTGA
- a CDS encoding DUF7535 family protein yields the protein MSTSEDDGAIEEALRTVTPLTTEGPNLQMNVVGYLVMLPILFLLLPLLPFAVLYLILSKGAKALRG from the coding sequence ATGAGCACATCCGAGGACGACGGGGCCATCGAGGAGGCGCTCCGGACGGTCACGCCGCTGACGACGGAAGGGCCCAACCTGCAGATGAACGTGGTCGGCTATCTCGTCATGCTGCCGATCCTGTTTCTACTCTTGCCCCTCCTGCCGTTCGCCGTCCTGTATCTGATCCTCTCGAAAGGCGCAAAAGCGCTTCGTGGGTAG
- a CDS encoding cyclophilin-like fold protein yields the protein MPDLEVTVDDRTLKAEWLEDNPDLREALGDVLPVEGQASRWGDELYFDASLDGQPETTNEEVPVGTIAYWASGEVIALFWGPTPASTDETPKAAAPVAPLARIVDVSPLADLDGGATVRIESAA from the coding sequence ATGCCGGACCTCGAAGTCACCGTCGACGATCGGACACTCAAAGCCGAATGGCTCGAAGACAATCCCGACCTTCGGGAGGCGCTGGGCGACGTACTGCCTGTCGAGGGACAGGCTTCCCGGTGGGGTGACGAACTGTACTTCGACGCGAGTCTGGACGGTCAGCCGGAGACGACCAACGAGGAGGTTCCGGTCGGCACCATCGCCTACTGGGCGAGCGGTGAAGTGATCGCCCTGTTCTGGGGGCCGACGCCGGCGAGCACCGACGAGACGCCGAAAGCGGCAGCCCCGGTCGCGCCACTGGCGCGGATTGTGGACGTGAGTCCGTTGGCGGATCTCGACGGCGGGGCGACGGTGCGGATCGAGTCGGCAGCGTGA